The following are encoded in a window of Amycolatopsis solani genomic DNA:
- a CDS encoding nicotinamide mononucleotide transporter family protein: protein MDFLLHHGITVLGQWISIAELAGQVFALAVVFLAQRRTLWTWPVQVGATVLLFAVYVSAHLGGLAARQVAILAISLYGWWAWTRRKDPVFGVVVRSGRLAERLAMLAAFVVGTTVMALVLDALDASWAPWPDAAIFVGTLVAFGAQGAGLVEFWLVWLVVDAIGVPLQISSGLYFSAAIYIVFAGLVVHGWWSWNRSAKRVEARVTAASS, encoded by the coding sequence GTGGACTTCCTGCTGCACCACGGGATCACCGTGCTGGGCCAGTGGATCTCGATCGCCGAGCTCGCCGGGCAGGTGTTCGCGCTGGCGGTCGTGTTCCTCGCGCAGCGTCGCACCCTGTGGACGTGGCCCGTGCAGGTCGGGGCCACCGTGCTGCTGTTCGCCGTCTACGTCTCCGCGCACCTCGGCGGGCTCGCCGCCCGGCAGGTCGCCATCCTCGCCATCTCGCTCTACGGCTGGTGGGCCTGGACGCGCCGCAAGGACCCGGTGTTCGGCGTCGTCGTCCGCTCGGGCCGGCTCGCCGAACGGCTGGCCATGCTGGCCGCCTTCGTCGTCGGCACGACCGTCATGGCCCTGGTCCTCGACGCACTGGACGCGTCTTGGGCGCCGTGGCCGGACGCCGCGATCTTCGTCGGCACCCTCGTCGCCTTCGGCGCCCAGGGCGCGGGGCTCGTCGAGTTCTGGCTGGTCTGGCTGGTCGTCGACGCGATCGGCGTGCCGCTGCAGATCTCCTCGGGCCTGTACTTCTCGGCCGCGATCTACATCGTGTTCGCCGGGCTCGTCGTGCACGGCTGGTGGAGCTGGAACCGCTCCGCCAAGCGCGTCGAGGCACGGGTCACGGCAGCATCCAGCTGA
- a CDS encoding alpha-hydroxy acid oxidase, translating to MTKRRLPKPDELKQILRPKPIVLNPTERRLANAHTIADLRMAARKRTPRAAFDYTDGAAELEDSLRRARQAYRRVEFHPNVLRGVSDVDTSREILGKTSALPFAFAPTGFTRMMQHEGESAVARVAERNGIPVGLSTMATTSIEDLAAAAPGARKWFQLYVWRDHGAGEDLMNRAWENGYDTLMLTVDTPVGGARLRDVRNGLTIPPALTLKTFLDGATHPAWWFNLLTTEPLQFASLSHFDGTVAELLNKLFDPTLNFDDLDWVRQTWPGKLVVKGVQNVDDARDVVKHGADAVLISNHGGRQLDRAPTPLELLPAVLDEVQGGAEVWVDTGILSGGDIVAAIARGADAVLIGRAFLYGLMAGGERGVQRCVDILRTEMVRTMQLLGVRTLKDLTPSHATLR from the coding sequence GTGACGAAGCGCCGACTGCCGAAGCCGGACGAGCTGAAGCAGATCCTGCGACCGAAGCCGATCGTGCTGAACCCGACCGAACGGCGGCTGGCGAACGCGCACACCATCGCCGACCTGCGGATGGCCGCGCGCAAGCGCACCCCGCGGGCGGCCTTCGACTACACCGACGGGGCGGCGGAGCTCGAGGACAGCCTGCGCCGCGCGCGGCAGGCGTACCGCCGGGTCGAATTCCACCCGAACGTGCTGCGCGGAGTGTCCGATGTGGACACCTCCCGCGAGATCCTCGGCAAGACCTCGGCGCTGCCGTTCGCCTTCGCCCCCACCGGGTTCACGCGGATGATGCAGCACGAAGGCGAAAGCGCGGTGGCTCGCGTCGCCGAGCGCAACGGCATCCCGGTCGGGCTTTCGACGATGGCGACGACGTCGATCGAGGACCTGGCCGCGGCCGCGCCGGGCGCCCGCAAGTGGTTCCAGCTCTACGTCTGGCGCGATCACGGCGCCGGCGAAGATCTGATGAATCGCGCGTGGGAGAACGGCTACGACACGCTCATGCTGACCGTGGACACCCCGGTCGGCGGCGCGCGCCTGCGCGACGTCCGCAACGGCCTGACCATCCCGCCGGCGCTGACGCTCAAGACGTTCCTCGACGGCGCGACGCACCCGGCGTGGTGGTTCAACCTGCTCACCACCGAGCCCCTGCAGTTCGCCTCCCTGAGCCACTTCGACGGCACCGTCGCCGAGCTGCTGAACAAGCTGTTCGACCCGACGCTGAACTTCGACGACCTCGACTGGGTCCGCCAGACCTGGCCGGGCAAGCTCGTCGTGAAGGGCGTGCAGAACGTCGACGACGCCCGCGACGTCGTGAAGCACGGCGCGGACGCCGTCCTGATCTCCAACCACGGCGGCCGTCAGCTCGACCGGGCCCCGACGCCCCTGGAACTCCTCCCCGCGGTGCTGGACGAGGTCCAGGGTGGCGCCGAGGTCTGGGTCGACACCGGCATCCTCTCCGGCGGCGACATCGTGGCCGCGATCGCCCGCGGCGCCGACGCCGTCCTGATCGGCCGCGCGTTCCTCTACGGCCTCATGGCCGGCGGCGAGCGCGGCGTGCAGCGGTGCGTGGACATCCTGCGGACGGAGATGGTCCGCACGATGCAGCTGCTGGGCGTCCGGACCCTGAAGGACCTGACGCCGAGCCACGCCACCCTGCGTTAG
- a CDS encoding ABC transporter permease, translated as MSTPLPDVRMSPAAAVGLVASREISTRVKSKAFRVATVVMLLLIVVGILLIKLVSGGGGADSTVGYTPATAAFSAPLKASGQAVDESIDLTQVADEAAGRAKLADGSIDALLTGDGKTVHVQVKKDLDGKLSNVLQLLSRQVALDQQISALGGNPAQFQAAIASATFVEDPPLEQPYDYNGQQLVLGIAAGILIYLSLMINGQSVAQGVVEEKTSRVVELLLSTIKPWQLMAGKVLGIGVVGLIQMLVIGAGGVITGLAAGVLTISVSAAVGTVVWLIVWYLLGFFMYSIVFAALGALVSRQEDVGGATMPALMFVIAGYVVGISVLPSDPGNTFVEVLSVIPVFAPTLMPMRLAMGGVPVWEAVLSVGLVVLMIPGLIWLAARIYRNAVMRSGAKVKLRDALRAA; from the coding sequence ATGAGCACCCCGCTCCCGGATGTCCGGATGAGCCCGGCCGCGGCGGTGGGGCTGGTCGCCTCCCGCGAGATCAGCACGCGCGTGAAGTCGAAGGCCTTCCGCGTCGCCACCGTGGTCATGCTGTTGCTGATCGTGGTCGGCATCCTGCTGATCAAGCTCGTCTCGGGTGGCGGCGGCGCCGACTCGACGGTCGGCTACACCCCGGCGACGGCGGCGTTCTCGGCGCCGCTGAAGGCCAGTGGCCAGGCCGTCGACGAGAGCATCGACCTCACGCAGGTCGCCGACGAGGCCGCCGGGCGCGCCAAGCTGGCCGACGGCTCGATCGACGCGCTGCTCACCGGCGACGGCAAGACCGTGCACGTCCAGGTGAAGAAGGATCTCGACGGCAAGCTCTCGAACGTGCTGCAGCTGCTGTCCCGGCAGGTCGCGCTCGACCAGCAGATCTCCGCGCTGGGCGGGAACCCGGCGCAGTTCCAGGCGGCGATCGCGTCGGCGACGTTCGTCGAAGACCCGCCGCTGGAGCAGCCGTACGACTACAACGGCCAGCAGCTGGTGCTGGGCATCGCGGCCGGCATCCTGATCTACCTCTCGCTGATGATCAACGGCCAGAGCGTGGCGCAGGGCGTCGTCGAGGAAAAGACGTCGCGGGTCGTGGAACTGCTGCTGTCGACGATCAAGCCGTGGCAGCTGATGGCCGGGAAGGTGCTGGGCATCGGCGTGGTCGGGCTGATCCAGATGCTCGTCATCGGGGCCGGCGGGGTGATCACCGGGCTCGCGGCCGGCGTGCTCACCATTTCCGTTTCGGCCGCCGTGGGCACCGTCGTCTGGCTGATCGTGTGGTACCTGCTCGGGTTCTTCATGTACTCGATCGTGTTCGCCGCGCTCGGGGCGCTGGTTTCGCGCCAGGAAGACGTCGGCGGCGCGACGATGCCCGCGCTGATGTTCGTGATCGCCGGGTACGTCGTCGGCATTTCCGTGCTGCCGTCGGACCCGGGCAACACGTTCGTCGAGGTGCTTTCGGTGATTCCGGTGTTCGCGCCGACGCTGATGCCGATGCGGCTGGCGATGGGCGGGGTTCCGGTGTGGGAAGCCGTGTTGTCGGTGGGGCTGGTGGTGCTGATGATCCCGGGGCTGATCTGGCTGGCCGCGCGGATCTACCGCAACGCCGTCATGCGCAGTGGCGCGAAGGTGAAACTGCGGGACGCCCTGCGGGCCGCCTGA
- a CDS encoding mechanosensitive ion channel family protein: protein MGQQLKDGLGQAWNLVATFVPKLLGFLIILLIGWLIAKAISKALGLVLGKVGFDKLVAKTGLSGNIGSQKIDAAGILVKLVYYFILLIALQLAFGVFGPTNPVSQLLNDIIAFLPRIVVALVLVVVAAAIAKVVRDVVASALSGRGAARPLSMAAYWLIMAFGIIAALGQVNIATAITGPVLIAVLATIGGVIVVGFGGGLIKPAQDRWRGWMANMEHQLETPKQRTGEMGTAERPRTTVGADNTPTPPAGTPRPQL from the coding sequence ATGGGCCAGCAACTGAAGGACGGGCTCGGGCAGGCGTGGAACCTGGTGGCCACGTTCGTCCCGAAGCTTTTGGGATTCTTGATCATCCTGCTGATCGGCTGGCTGATCGCGAAGGCGATCTCGAAAGCACTGGGACTGGTGCTCGGGAAAGTGGGGTTCGACAAACTCGTCGCGAAGACCGGCCTTTCCGGGAACATCGGCAGCCAGAAGATCGACGCGGCCGGGATTCTCGTCAAATTGGTCTACTACTTCATCCTGCTGATCGCGCTGCAGCTGGCGTTCGGCGTGTTCGGGCCGACGAACCCGGTGAGCCAGCTGCTCAACGACATCATCGCGTTCCTGCCGCGGATCGTGGTCGCGCTGGTGCTCGTCGTGGTCGCGGCGGCCATCGCGAAGGTCGTGCGGGACGTCGTCGCGTCGGCGCTGTCCGGCCGGGGCGCGGCGCGCCCGCTGTCGATGGCGGCCTACTGGCTGATCATGGCGTTCGGCATCATCGCCGCCCTAGGCCAGGTGAACATCGCGACGGCGATCACCGGCCCGGTCCTGATCGCGGTCCTCGCCACGATCGGCGGCGTGATCGTCGTCGGCTTCGGCGGCGGCCTGATCAAGCCGGCCCAGGACCGCTGGCGCGGCTGGATGGCGAACATGGAGCACCAGCTGGAGACGCCGAAGCAGCGCACCGGCGAGATGGGCACCGCCGAGCGGCCCCGGACGACGGTGGGGGCCGACAACACCCCGACGCCGCCGGCCGGCACCCCGCGTCCGCAGCTGTGA
- a CDS encoding TetR/AcrR family transcriptional regulator has protein sequence MARPRSFDEAAVLRIARDQFWETGYAGTKVDEIAAATGLGKGSLYGAFGDKHALFLRVFDHYSTEAAEGTRRQLEGPDDTAYQRLRDHVRAIAESVVADRARRGCLIAKSTAECAEHDEAVAARSRLLFRDLQDHLTACIAGAQRAGDLDDDPDPAHLGGLVLAVLRGLEALGKGGVEPDDIRAIAETALAVLPKP, from the coding sequence ATGGCGAGACCCCGGAGCTTCGACGAGGCAGCGGTCCTGCGCATTGCCAGGGACCAGTTCTGGGAGACCGGCTACGCGGGCACGAAGGTGGACGAGATCGCCGCCGCGACCGGCCTCGGCAAGGGCAGCCTCTACGGCGCGTTCGGCGACAAGCACGCGCTCTTCCTGCGCGTCTTCGACCACTACAGCACCGAAGCGGCCGAGGGCACGCGCCGTCAGCTCGAGGGCCCCGACGACACGGCGTACCAGCGACTGCGCGACCACGTGCGCGCGATCGCCGAGTCGGTCGTCGCCGACCGGGCGCGCCGGGGGTGCCTGATCGCGAAGAGCACGGCCGAGTGCGCGGAGCACGACGAAGCGGTCGCGGCCCGCAGCCGGCTGCTGTTCCGCGACCTGCAGGACCACCTGACGGCGTGCATCGCGGGTGCCCAGCGCGCGGGTGACCTCGACGACGACCCGGATCCCGCCCACCTGGGCGGGCTCGTGCTGGCGGTGCTGCGCGGCCTCGAGGCGCTCGGCAAGGGCGGGGTCGAGCCGGACGACATCCGGGCGATCGCCGAAACCGCGCTCGCCGTCCTCCCGAAGCCGTGA
- a CDS encoding SDR family NAD(P)-dependent oxidoreductase, with product MNLQDKTAVVTGGSTGIGLAIAKRFAAEGAHVFITGRRKEALDDAVAEIGDGVTAVRADSSNLADLDELYRAVAERGRGLDVVVANSGGGSFAPLGEITEEQFDTTFATNVKGVLFAVQKALPLLNANASIILTGSTTSTRPGAAFSVYAATKAAVRNFARSWALDLKGTGTRVNVLSPGPTRTPGLLDLVDEGAKQGLVDGLAAEVPLGRLADPAEIAAAALFLASDEASFVNGVEFFVDGGQAQV from the coding sequence GTGAACCTGCAGGACAAGACGGCCGTCGTCACCGGCGGCAGCACGGGCATCGGGCTCGCCATCGCGAAGCGCTTCGCGGCCGAAGGCGCGCACGTGTTCATCACGGGCCGTCGCAAGGAAGCGCTCGACGACGCGGTCGCCGAGATCGGCGACGGCGTGACGGCGGTCCGGGCGGATTCGTCGAACCTGGCCGACCTCGACGAGCTCTACCGCGCGGTGGCCGAGCGCGGCCGCGGGCTGGACGTCGTGGTCGCCAACTCCGGCGGCGGGAGCTTCGCCCCGCTCGGCGAGATCACCGAGGAGCAGTTCGACACGACGTTCGCCACGAACGTCAAGGGGGTGCTCTTCGCCGTGCAGAAGGCGCTGCCGCTGCTGAACGCGAACGCGTCGATCATCCTCACCGGCTCGACGACGTCGACGCGGCCGGGCGCGGCCTTCAGCGTCTACGCGGCGACGAAGGCGGCGGTCCGCAACTTCGCCCGCAGCTGGGCGCTCGACCTCAAGGGCACGGGCACGCGGGTCAACGTCCTGAGCCCGGGCCCGACCCGCACGCCGGGCCTGCTGGACCTGGTGGACGAGGGCGCGAAGCAGGGCCTGGTCGACGGCCTCGCGGCGGAGGTGCCGCTCGGCCGCCTCGCGGACCCGGCGGAGATCGCCGCCGCGGCGTTGTTCCTGGCTTCCGACGAGGCGAGCTTCGTCAACGGCGTCGAGTTCTTCGTCGACGGCGGCCAGGCGCAGGTCTAA
- a CDS encoding ACP S-malonyltransferase, with protein MTAAVLAPGQGSQAPGMFTPWLDLDGARERVAQWSDRAGLDLLRLGTEADADEIQDTAVAQPLIVALSLLTFEHLQAAAPVPADAPVAGHSVGELAAAAIAGVLEPADAVALAAVRGAEMAKACALEPTSMAAVMLGDPEQVVAWLEDRGLTAANRNGAGQIVASGAADAVAKIVAEPLEGTKIRALKVAGAFHTQYMAPAEEALRAYAAELTPADPTRPLLSNADGAVVTSGAEYLERLVSQVTRSVRWDLTMDGLVSLGVTRTVELAPAGTLTGLVKRQLKGVVTTTTALKTPAELAALRQEDAS; from the coding sequence GTGACAGCAGCAGTCCTCGCTCCCGGTCAGGGGTCCCAGGCCCCCGGCATGTTCACGCCCTGGCTCGACCTCGACGGCGCGCGCGAGCGCGTCGCGCAGTGGTCCGACCGCGCCGGGCTCGACCTGCTCCGCCTCGGCACCGAGGCGGACGCGGACGAGATCCAGGACACCGCGGTCGCGCAGCCGCTGATCGTCGCGCTCTCGCTGCTCACCTTCGAGCACCTGCAGGCCGCCGCGCCGGTGCCCGCGGACGCGCCGGTCGCCGGCCACTCCGTCGGCGAGCTCGCCGCGGCCGCGATCGCCGGGGTGCTCGAGCCCGCGGACGCCGTCGCGCTCGCCGCCGTCCGCGGCGCCGAGATGGCCAAGGCCTGCGCGCTCGAACCGACGTCGATGGCCGCGGTCATGCTCGGGGACCCCGAGCAGGTCGTCGCGTGGCTGGAGGACCGCGGCCTGACCGCCGCGAACCGCAACGGCGCGGGGCAGATCGTCGCGTCCGGCGCCGCCGACGCGGTCGCGAAGATCGTCGCCGAGCCCCTGGAAGGCACGAAGATCCGTGCCCTCAAGGTCGCCGGCGCGTTCCACACGCAGTACATGGCGCCCGCCGAAGAGGCGTTGCGCGCCTACGCCGCCGAGCTGACCCCGGCCGACCCCACCCGGCCGCTGCTGTCCAATGCGGACGGCGCCGTCGTCACCAGCGGAGCCGAATACCTGGAGCGCCTGGTCTCGCAGGTCACCCGGTCGGTCCGCTGGGACCTGACGATGGACGGCCTGGTCTCCCTCGGCGTCACCCGCACCGTCGAACTCGCGCCCGCGGGCACCCTGACCGGCCTGGTCAAGCGGCAGCTCAAGGGCGTCGTCACCACTACCACCGCGCTGAAGACGCCGGCCGAGCTGGCGGCGCTGCGCCAGGAGGACGCCTCGTGA
- a CDS encoding L-lactate permease, translating to MFVQNLTPLGSLGLSALVAVLPLATVLVLLGAVRMRAHHAALIGLLVALVVGIAAFGMPVVQAVSGALSGAAFGLWPIMWIVVNALWIYRLTVRTGHFDVLRRSFGRISDDPRIQALIIAFCFGALMEALAGFGAPVAISAVMLVAVGFHPVKAAVVALVANTAPVAFGAMGTPVVTLAQVTGLPLQEVSSIVGRQTPLLALVVPLLLVIIVDGKRGLKDTWLPALVCGVAFGLVQFLASNYVSPQLADIGAALAGAAALVALPQTRRPVPEAVRIGTGGTATAEAPPEDSRNDVVKAYLPYAFIIVIFSIAVLPPVKKLLDKATWKFHWPGLNVAGPNGKPVSGNTFSLPFLNTGGTLVLIAGVLTAVVLAVSASATAQEWLATVKELRFAILTVTGVLALAYVMNLSGQTSTIGTFIAAAGAGLAFLSPVLGWFGVAVSGSDTSANALFGALQVTAATKTGLPADLLAAANSSGGVLGKMVSPQNLTIACVAANLPGEEGKLLRKVLPWSLGLLLVMCLIVWGQSTPVLSWMLP from the coding sequence GTGTTCGTCCAGAATCTCACTCCCCTCGGTTCGCTGGGCCTGTCGGCGCTCGTCGCCGTGCTGCCGCTCGCCACCGTCCTCGTGCTCCTCGGGGCCGTGCGGATGCGGGCGCACCACGCCGCCCTCATCGGGCTGCTCGTCGCGCTCGTCGTCGGGATCGCCGCGTTCGGGATGCCCGTCGTCCAGGCCGTCTCCGGCGCGCTGTCGGGCGCCGCGTTCGGGCTGTGGCCGATCATGTGGATCGTCGTCAACGCGCTGTGGATCTACCGGCTCACCGTGCGGACCGGGCACTTCGACGTCCTGCGCCGCTCGTTCGGCCGGATCTCCGACGACCCGCGCATCCAGGCGCTCATCATCGCCTTCTGCTTCGGGGCGCTGATGGAGGCGCTGGCCGGCTTCGGCGCGCCTGTCGCGATCAGCGCCGTGATGCTCGTGGCCGTCGGCTTCCACCCGGTCAAGGCCGCGGTGGTCGCGCTGGTCGCGAACACCGCGCCGGTCGCGTTCGGCGCGATGGGCACGCCGGTCGTCACCCTCGCCCAGGTCACCGGCCTGCCGCTGCAGGAGGTGTCCTCGATCGTCGGGCGCCAGACGCCGCTGCTCGCGCTGGTCGTGCCGCTGCTGCTGGTGATCATCGTCGACGGCAAGCGCGGGCTGAAGGACACCTGGCTGCCCGCGCTCGTCTGCGGAGTGGCGTTCGGGCTCGTGCAGTTCCTCGCGTCCAACTACGTGTCGCCGCAGCTGGCCGACATCGGCGCCGCGCTCGCCGGGGCCGCCGCGCTCGTGGCGCTCCCCCAGACGCGCCGCCCGGTGCCCGAAGCCGTCCGGATCGGCACCGGCGGGACGGCGACCGCGGAGGCCCCGCCGGAGGACTCGCGCAACGACGTCGTGAAGGCGTACCTGCCCTACGCGTTCATCATCGTGATCTTCTCCATCGCCGTGCTGCCGCCGGTCAAGAAGCTGCTCGACAAGGCGACGTGGAAGTTCCACTGGCCGGGGCTGAACGTCGCCGGGCCGAACGGGAAACCGGTGTCCGGCAACACCTTCTCGCTGCCGTTCCTCAACACCGGCGGCACGCTCGTGCTCATCGCGGGCGTCCTGACGGCGGTGGTGCTGGCCGTCTCGGCGAGCGCCACCGCGCAGGAGTGGCTGGCCACGGTCAAGGAGCTGCGGTTCGCGATCCTGACCGTCACCGGGGTGCTCGCGCTGGCCTACGTGATGAACCTGTCCGGCCAGACGAGCACGATCGGCACGTTCATCGCGGCGGCCGGCGCCGGCCTGGCGTTCCTGTCCCCGGTGCTGGGCTGGTTCGGCGTCGCCGTCTCCGGCTCCGACACCTCGGCGAACGCGCTGTTCGGCGCGCTGCAGGTGACGGCGGCGACCAAGACCGGCCTGCCGGCGGACCTGCTGGCCGCGGCCAACAGCTCCGGCGGCGTCCTCGGCAAGATGGTGTCGCCGCAGAACCTCACGATCGCCTGCGTGGCCGCGAACCTGCCCGGCGAGGAGGGCAAGCTGCTGCGGAAGGTGCTGCCGTGGAGCCTGGGGCTGCTGCTGGTGATGTGCCTGATCGTGTGGGGTCAGAGCACGCCGGTGCTCAGCTGGATGCTGCCGTGA
- a CDS encoding PucR family transcriptional regulator, translating to MDGTTAPRRVPKHHGLSAKTLRRLEHASGSLASASITVMEQRLTWFARLPADQRASVLLITQAGAAGFVGWLRDSKEALKLTTEAFRDAPAELSRWVSLRQAVGMVRLAIEVFEEQLPDFAANEAERAALIEGILRYGREIAFAAANSYAAAAEARGAWDARLEALVVDGIVRGDAEESVLSRATALGWDPIAAATVLVGNPPSDDPPAVVFEVRSRAARVGRPVLLSVQGSRLVVVVGGPTDGGVKEREILARMSVAFAEGPVVAGPTVPSLAEAHHSATEALSGLRAVVGWPGAPRPVRSADLLPERALSGDAEAERLLVDSIARPLEEAGPTLQRTVEAYLESGGVLETCAKTLFVHPNTVRYRLRKAAELTGCQPTDPRDALVLRIALAVGRLARARGLW from the coding sequence ATGGATGGAACCACCGCCCCGCGCCGGGTGCCGAAGCACCACGGACTGTCCGCGAAGACGCTCCGGCGGCTGGAGCACGCGTCCGGCAGCCTGGCCAGCGCGAGCATCACGGTGATGGAGCAGCGGCTGACCTGGTTCGCCCGGCTGCCCGCCGACCAGCGCGCGAGCGTGCTGCTGATCACGCAGGCGGGTGCCGCCGGCTTCGTCGGGTGGCTGCGGGACTCCAAGGAAGCGCTGAAGCTGACGACGGAGGCGTTCCGCGACGCACCGGCCGAGCTGTCGCGCTGGGTCAGCCTGCGCCAGGCGGTCGGCATGGTGCGGCTGGCGATCGAGGTTTTCGAAGAGCAACTGCCGGATTTCGCCGCGAATGAAGCGGAACGCGCGGCGCTGATCGAAGGAATCCTGCGTTACGGCCGGGAAATCGCGTTCGCGGCGGCCAACTCGTACGCGGCCGCGGCCGAAGCGCGCGGCGCGTGGGACGCCCGGCTGGAGGCGCTGGTCGTCGACGGCATCGTCCGCGGCGACGCCGAGGAGTCGGTGCTCTCGCGCGCCACGGCGCTGGGCTGGGACCCGATCGCGGCGGCGACCGTCCTGGTCGGCAACCCGCCGTCGGACGACCCGCCCGCGGTGGTGTTCGAGGTCCGCAGCCGCGCCGCCCGCGTCGGGCGCCCGGTGCTGCTGTCGGTCCAGGGCTCCCGGCTGGTGGTCGTGGTCGGCGGGCCGACCGACGGCGGCGTGAAGGAGCGGGAAATCCTGGCCCGCATGTCGGTCGCGTTCGCCGAGGGCCCGGTGGTCGCCGGCCCGACGGTCCCGTCACTGGCCGAGGCCCACCACAGCGCGACCGAGGCGCTCTCGGGGCTGCGCGCGGTGGTCGGCTGGCCGGGCGCGCCCCGGCCGGTCCGCTCGGCGGACCTGCTGCCCGAGCGCGCGCTGTCCGGGGACGCGGAAGCCGAGCGCCTGCTGGTGGACTCGATCGCGCGCCCGCTGGAGGAAGCGGGCCCGACGCTGCAGCGCACGGTGGAGGCGTACCTGGAGAGCGGCGGCGTGCTGGAGACGTGCGCGAAGACGCTGTTCGTGCACCCGAACACGGTCCGGTACCGGCTGCGGAAGGCGGCGGAGCTGACCGGCTGCCAGCCGACCGACCCCCGGGACGCGCTGGTGCTGCGGATCGCGCTGGCGGTGGGCAGGCTGGCCCGCGCCCGCGGTCTCTGGTGA
- a CDS encoding MOSC domain-containing protein, giving the protein MGVVAALWRYPVKSMAGERLTEVHVGDRGLDGDRLYAVYEPGGRFGSGKNSTRFRLMPGLHAFAARYDGDVPVLTFPDGRVRRGDAADVHGELAAALDFPGVELAKEAGVPHHDEAPVHLVTTSSLAWLAGHTPGVAVDERRFRANILLDTGSVPGRTEESWVGERVRIGEVELEVLRKAVRCVMVGLPADGLPAAPGLLKTISEVNGVTFGVQARVVRGGALRVGDDVHGVGCSAPHSP; this is encoded by the coding sequence ATGGGGGTTGTGGCGGCGCTCTGGCGCTATCCGGTGAAGTCGATGGCGGGCGAACGGCTGACCGAGGTGCACGTCGGCGACCGCGGTCTCGACGGAGACCGCCTCTACGCGGTCTACGAGCCCGGCGGCCGGTTCGGCAGCGGCAAGAACTCCACCCGGTTCCGGCTGATGCCCGGGCTGCACGCCTTCGCCGCCCGCTACGACGGTGACGTCCCGGTGCTGACCTTCCCGGACGGGCGCGTGCGGCGCGGGGACGCCGCCGACGTGCACGGTGAGCTCGCCGCCGCGCTGGACTTCCCGGGGGTCGAGCTGGCGAAGGAAGCGGGGGTCCCGCACCACGACGAAGCCCCCGTCCACCTGGTCACGACCTCCTCGCTGGCCTGGCTGGCCGGGCACACGCCCGGCGTCGCGGTGGACGAGCGGCGGTTCCGGGCCAACATCCTGCTCGACACCGGATCGGTGCCCGGGCGGACCGAGGAGTCCTGGGTGGGGGAGCGGGTCCGGATCGGCGAGGTCGAGCTGGAAGTGCTCCGGAAGGCCGTCCGCTGCGTGATGGTCGGCCTGCCCGCCGACGGGCTGCCCGCCGCGCCCGGGCTGCTCAAGACGATCTCCGAGGTGAACGGCGTGACCTTCGGCGTGCAGGCCCGCGTGGTCCGCGGCGGCGCGCTCCGCGTCGGGGACGACGTCCACGGGGTGGGATGTTCCGCCCCTCACAGTCCCTAG
- a CDS encoding ABC transporter ATP-binding protein: MTGLEIDAISKRYGDVVALREMTFDVRPGELFGFVGSNGAGKTTTMRIALGVLSADAGEVRYDGQPVTHETRRHIGYMPEERGLYPKMKVAEQLTYLARLHGMSAADAQASTEKWTERLGVAARREDEVQKLSLGNQQRVQLAAALVHEPRILVLDEPFSGLDPVAVDVMSAVLKEKAAEGVPVVFSSHQLDLVERLCDRVGIVRSGQMVEVGTVGELRAGGAVRLRVDVPEAGDGWADGVAGVRVLGRKGSVTELELGDGADDQDVLKAALATGPVREFAREQPSLADLFRTVVTTEEVPA; this comes from the coding sequence ATGACCGGTTTAGAGATCGACGCGATCTCCAAACGCTACGGCGACGTGGTGGCTTTGCGGGAAATGACCTTCGACGTCCGGCCGGGCGAATTGTTCGGGTTCGTCGGCAGCAACGGCGCCGGCAAGACCACGACCATGCGCATCGCGCTCGGCGTGCTGTCCGCCGACGCCGGCGAAGTGCGCTACGACGGGCAGCCGGTGACGCACGAAACGCGGCGCCACATCGGGTACATGCCCGAAGAACGCGGGCTCTACCCGAAGATGAAGGTGGCCGAGCAGCTGACGTACCTCGCGCGGCTGCACGGCATGTCCGCCGCCGACGCGCAGGCGTCGACGGAGAAGTGGACCGAACGGCTGGGTGTCGCCGCCCGCCGCGAGGACGAGGTGCAGAAGCTCAGCCTCGGCAACCAGCAGCGCGTCCAGCTGGCCGCGGCGCTGGTGCACGAGCCGCGGATCCTGGTGCTCGACGAGCCGTTCTCCGGCCTCGACCCGGTCGCGGTCGACGTGATGAGCGCGGTGCTCAAGGAAAAGGCCGCCGAGGGCGTGCCGGTCGTGTTCTCCAGCCACCAGCTCGACCTCGTCGAGCGGCTGTGCGACCGGGTCGGCATCGTCCGGAGTGGACAGATGGTCGAGGTCGGCACGGTCGGCGAACTGCGGGCCGGCGGGGCCGTGCGGCTGCGCGTCGACGTCCCCGAGGCCGGTGACGGCTGGGCCGACGGCGTCGCGGGCGTGCGGGTGCTCGGCCGCAAGGGCTCGGTCACCGAGCTGGAGCTGGGCGACGGCGCGGACGACCAGGACGTGCTCAAGGCCGCGCTGGCCACCGGGCCGGTGCGCGAGTTCGCGCGCGAGCAGCCGTCGCTGGCCGATCTGTTCCGCACCGTCGTGACGACCGAGGAGGTCCCCGCATGA